One region of Thermodesulfobacteriota bacterium genomic DNA includes:
- the recO gene encoding DNA repair protein RecO, whose product MTPEISEGFLLRATPYGEADLVAALLTRRWGRIAVLAKGARNSRRRFGGVLDYFHHLRAEVRPGRSGMGRLLGVELVRPFGRLRESVEAYWAGSQVLEVARLGTREGDPDEPFFALVEATFAALERGGEPRSLARVFQARALAALGYGLPVEECPACAEPYAGYGAACHAAGPGGIRCGSCAEPGAVRLSPGTLRTLRAAVELPLDRLGGLRVSASAEEEAGPLLEAGLTAALGVRPRSLVPPGEG is encoded by the coding sequence ATGACGCCAGAGATCTCCGAGGGCTTCCTCCTGCGGGCCACCCCCTACGGCGAGGCCGACCTGGTGGCGGCGCTGCTCACGCGGCGCTGGGGCCGCATTGCGGTGCTTGCGAAGGGGGCCCGCAACTCGCGCCGCCGGTTCGGGGGAGTCCTGGACTACTTCCACCACCTGCGGGCCGAGGTGCGGCCCGGGCGGTCGGGGATGGGACGGCTCCTGGGGGTGGAGCTGGTGCGCCCGTTCGGGCGCCTGCGGGAAAGCGTGGAGGCGTACTGGGCGGGCAGCCAGGTGCTCGAGGTGGCGCGCCTGGGCACCCGGGAGGGAGATCCGGACGAGCCCTTCTTCGCGCTGGTCGAGGCGACCTTCGCCGCGCTGGAACGGGGCGGGGAGCCCCGCAGCCTGGCCCGGGTCTTCCAGGCCCGAGCGCTCGCGGCGCTGGGATATGGTCTGCCCGTGGAAGAGTGCCCGGCGTGTGCCGAGCCGTATGCGGGCTACGGGGCCGCCTGCCACGCCGCCGGCCCCGGCGGGATACGGTGCGGTTCCTGCGCGGAGCCGGGGGCCGTTCGCCTCTCGCCGGGAACCCTGCGCACCCTTCGGGCTGCCGTGGAGCTGCCCCTGGACCGGTTGGGAGGGTTGCGGGTCTCGGCCTCGGCGGAGGAAGAGGCGGGCCCTCTCCTGGAAGCCGGCCTTACCGCCGCCCTGGGTGTGCGCCCGCGCTCGCTGGTGCCTCCGGGTGAAGGGTGA
- the mgtE gene encoding magnesium transporter, whose protein sequence is MNTLLIPELQATLVRGDARAIREFAEDLHPATLAEFVGGMEPPDLAAFLQCLPPLDRGEVFSYLEVPTQVRLAQSLRRDQLAELVTHMSPDERADLVKRLKEETLEALWPALAQAERDDIRRLAGYEEGTAGAAMTSDYVTLLPHLTAREAIEKIRREAPDRETVYYTYVLGEGRKLVGSVSLKDLILARPDAKVEALMVPGPIAVRVDEDQEEVARTIEKYDLLAVPVVDANNALVGIVTHDDAFDILREEQTEDLERLMGITGDTREEAYLDIPSPVHYRKRVTWCVSLAGLQLVSGWILHTFQGALTSLMLLVVYLPMLASVGGNTGSQASTMVIRALALGEVETSDALRILWKELRVSLLLGLTLGTLVFGKVYFFTAAGDVPPGYHVGWIGVTVALALSLQVVTSTVFGAVLPLAASKLRLDPAVVASPALSTVVDITGLLLYFGLATWLLSL, encoded by the coding sequence ATGAACACCCTACTCATCCCTGAGCTCCAGGCCACCCTGGTCCGCGGCGATGCCCGCGCCATCCGGGAGTTCGCCGAGGATCTCCACCCCGCTACCCTGGCCGAGTTCGTGGGGGGGATGGAGCCCCCGGACCTGGCTGCGTTTCTCCAGTGCCTGCCGCCCCTGGACCGGGGAGAGGTCTTCTCGTACCTGGAGGTGCCCACCCAGGTGCGCCTGGCCCAGTCCCTCAGGCGCGACCAGCTCGCCGAGCTCGTCACCCACATGAGTCCCGACGAGCGCGCCGACCTGGTCAAGCGCCTCAAGGAGGAGACCCTCGAGGCGCTGTGGCCGGCCCTGGCCCAGGCCGAGCGCGACGACATCCGGCGGCTGGCGGGGTACGAGGAGGGCACCGCCGGGGCCGCGATGACCTCGGACTACGTGACCCTGCTGCCCCACCTCACCGCACGGGAAGCCATCGAGAAGATCCGGCGGGAGGCCCCCGACCGGGAGACCGTGTACTACACCTACGTCCTGGGAGAGGGCAGGAAGCTGGTGGGCTCGGTCTCCCTGAAGGACCTCATCCTCGCGCGCCCGGACGCCAAGGTGGAGGCGCTCATGGTGCCGGGGCCCATCGCGGTGCGGGTGGACGAGGACCAGGAAGAGGTGGCGCGCACCATCGAGAAGTACGACCTGCTCGCGGTCCCCGTGGTGGACGCAAACAACGCCCTGGTGGGCATCGTCACCCACGACGACGCCTTCGACATCCTGCGGGAAGAGCAGACCGAGGATCTGGAGCGCCTCATGGGCATCACGGGGGACACCCGGGAGGAAGCCTACCTAGATATTCCCTCTCCGGTGCACTACCGCAAGCGCGTCACCTGGTGCGTGTCCCTGGCGGGGCTGCAGCTGGTCTCGGGGTGGATCCTCCACACCTTCCAGGGGGCGCTCACGAGCCTCATGCTGCTCGTGGTGTACCTGCCCATGCTCGCCTCGGTGGGGGGAAACACGGGCTCCCAGGCCTCCACCATGGTGATCCGGGCCCTGGCTCTGGGGGAGGTGGAGACCTCGGATGCGCTTCGCATCCTGTGGAAGGAACTGCGGGTGAGCCTGCTGCTGGGGCTCACCCTGGGGACCCTGGTCTTCGGCAAGGTGTACTTCTTTACCGCAGCCGGCGACGTGCCCCCCGGCTACCACGTGGGGTGGATCGGCGTCACGGTGGCCCTGGCCCTGTCCCTCCAGGTCGTCACCTCCACGGTGTTCGGCGCGGTGCTGCCCCTGGCGGCCTCGAAGCTCCGCCTCGACCCGGCGGTGGTGGCGAGCCCCGCGCTCAGCACCGTGGTGGACATCACCGGGCTGCTGCTCTACTTCGGGCTCGCGACCTGGCTCCTGAGCCTGTAA
- the nth gene encoding endonuclease III: protein MRRRTAEAERLRAVLERLRAAYGAVRPGLDHRSPWELLVATVLSAQCTDDRVNRETPALFARFPGPRELAAADAAEVEGLIRSIGLFRTKARSLVGLAREVAERHGGRVPSDRAALEALPGVGRKTASVVLGQAFGIPAFAVDTHVGRVCRRLGFATSAAPRAVEEAVTALLPPAAWVEAHLLLIRHGRVTCTARKPRCPACAVRALCPWPDKT from the coding sequence ATGCGCCGCCGCACCGCCGAGGCCGAGAGGCTCCGCGCCGTCCTGGAACGCCTGCGGGCCGCCTACGGAGCGGTGCGGCCGGGGCTCGACCACCGAAGCCCCTGGGAGCTCCTGGTGGCCACGGTGCTCTCGGCCCAGTGCACCGATGACCGGGTGAACCGGGAAACCCCGGCGCTCTTTGCCCGGTTTCCCGGGCCCAGGGAGCTGGCCGCGGCCGATGCGGCGGAGGTGGAGGGGCTCATCCGGAGCATCGGGCTCTTTCGCACCAAGGCCCGCAGCCTGGTGGGGCTCGCCCGGGAGGTGGCGGAGCGCCACGGGGGGCGGGTGCCTTCCGACCGGGCGGCGCTGGAGGCGCTGCCGGGGGTGGGGCGAAAGACCGCTTCCGTCGTGCTGGGGCAGGCCTTCGGCATCCCGGCGTTTGCCGTGGACACCCACGTGGGCCGGGTGTGTCGGCGCCTGGGGTTTGCCACGTCCGCAGCTCCCCGCGCGGTGGAGGAGGCGGTGACGGCACTGCTGCCGCCCGCCGCCTGGGTGGAGGCCCACCTGCTCCTCATCCGCCACGGCCGGGTGACGTGTACCGCGCGAAAGCCCCGGTGCCCCGCGTGCGCGGTGCGCGCCCTGTGCCCCTGGCCGGACAAGACCTGA